One Thermosipho africanus Ob7 DNA segment encodes these proteins:
- a CDS encoding glycoside hydrolase family 5 protein translates to MLFGENKKLTAFDYNKMIGIGINMGNALEAPFEGAWGVVIKDEYFKIIKEKGFDSVRIPIRWSAHILDKPPYTIEKDFLERVKHVVDKALENDLVVIINCHHFEELYENPEKYGEVLLEIWKQVSDFFKNYSDKLYFEIYNEPANNLTPEKWNDLYPKVLKEIRKTNPTRIVIVDVPHWGNYNYINQLKLVNDPYLIVSFHYYEPFNFTHQGAEWINPRLPVGVKWSAKSYEIEQIKSHFEYVNSFSKKYNVPIFLGEFGAYSKADMDSRIKWTKAVSQIAREFGFSICYWEFCSGFGLYNKITNTWNEGLLNAVFGK, encoded by the coding sequence ATGCTGTTTGGTGAAAATAAAAAACTTACGGCATTTGATTACAATAAAATGATAGGTATTGGAATTAACATGGGAAATGCGCTTGAAGCACCATTTGAAGGTGCATGGGGAGTGGTTATAAAAGATGAATATTTTAAAATAATAAAAGAAAAAGGATTTGATTCAGTTAGAATACCTATTAGATGGTCAGCGCATATTTTAGATAAACCACCTTATACAATAGAAAAGGATTTTTTAGAAAGAGTAAAACATGTAGTTGATAAGGCTTTGGAAAATGATTTGGTTGTAATAATTAATTGCCATCATTTTGAGGAGTTATATGAAAACCCTGAAAAGTACGGAGAAGTTCTTTTAGAAATTTGGAAACAAGTATCAGATTTCTTTAAAAATTATTCTGACAAGCTTTATTTTGAAATTTATAACGAACCTGCAAATAATTTAACCCCAGAAAAATGGAATGATTTGTATCCAAAAGTTTTAAAAGAAATCAGGAAAACAAACCCAACAAGAATTGTAATAGTAGATGTGCCTCATTGGGGAAATTACAATTACATCAATCAATTAAAACTTGTAAATGATCCATATTTAATCGTATCTTTTCACTATTATGAACCATTCAACTTTACTCACCAAGGTGCTGAATGGATAAACCCGCGCCTTCCAGTGGGGGTTAAATGGAGTGCAAAAAGTTATGAAATAGAACAGATAAAATCACATTTTGAATATGTAAATTCTTTTTCAAAAAAGTACAATGTTCCAATATTTTTAGGGGAATTTGGGGCTTACTCAAAGGCAGATATGGATTCTCGAATCAAATGGACAAAAGCGGTTAGTCAAATTGCTAGAGAATTTGGATTTTCAATTTGTTATTGGGAATTTTGTTCTGGTTTTGGGCTTTACAATAAAATAACAAATACTTGGAATGAAGGATTGTTAAACGCTGTTTTTGGAAAATAA